The genomic segment TTAAGAATATTAAATGTATCTCGCGCAGAATGCCCCACAGCAAGATAGATAATTGAAGACCGGTATTCTTTCTCACCATTTATTACAATACCCGTAACTTTATCACCTGATATAAGCAAATCTGTCATTTTCGAACTATAATATATCTCGCCGCCTCTTTCAAGAATATAATTTCTCATATTCTTAACTATTCCGCATAACACATCCGTTCCCAAATGCGGTTTGTTTACATATCCTATTTCTTCGGATGCGCCAAATTTAATAAAGGTATCCAGTACTTTGTTTATATATTCCGAATTTTTCCCCCTGGAAAACAACTTCCCGTCAGAATATGAACCGGCACCACCTTCGCCAAATTGTATATTTGATTCAGGATTTAACACCCTTTCTTCTATAAATTTCCGAACATCAATAGTCCGTTCTTCTATTTTTTTACCTCTTTCAAATATTAAAGGTTTAATTCCGTAATCAATAAGTTCAAGGGCAGCAAACATACCGGCAGGACCGAAACCTACTACTATAGGTCTATCCTTGATATTTTTTGATTTACTGTCTGCTCTTATTTTCTCGGTATATACGGGAAAGTTCTCTTTGTTATCGAAATTATCAGCAATTCTTACAGCTATCGATATTCTATAATAAAACTGTTCTTTATTACTAATATCAAGCGATTTGCTCAGAATTTTTACAAATTTTATATTTTTTTCGCTAACTATCAATTTTTGTGAAGCAGCTTTTATATATTCATCTATCCCATCTTTCTCAACAGGTATCAGCAAATTATCTATTATTAAATCCAAAAAATATCACCTCTTTTTTTTATTATACATTTTTTTCATAACTTTCCAAGCAATATTAAGCTTTGAATAATTACTTCTACTAATGTTTAAAGATTAAAATATTTTAATTTCTTTTTAATTATATTTTAACTTGAAATATTATATTATTGCAACAGAAATCGGTATCTATCTAACAAGTTAGGCTTGCCAAGGGTCTGGCGACAACTACAAAACTATAATTAAATTGTA from the Elusimicrobiota bacterium genome contains:
- a CDS encoding dehydrogenase, giving the protein MDLIIDNLLIPVEKDGIDEYIKAASQKLIVSEKNIKFVKILSKSLDISNKEQFYYRISIAVRIADNFDNKENFPVYTEKIRADSKSKNIKDRPIVVGFGPAGMFAALELIDYGIKPLIFERGKKIEERTIDVRKFIEERVLNPESNIQFGEGGAGSYSDGKLFSRGKNSEYINKVLDTFIKFGASEEIGYVNKPHLGTDVLCGIVKNMRNYILERGGEIYYSSKMTDLLISGDKVTGIVINGEKEYRSSIIYLAVGHSARDTFNILNVKGIAIEQKPVSVGVRVEHPVEIINLFKYGNKYKDFHNIGAANYSFTYNDRKIKRCVNTFCMCPGGEVINASSENGMMVVNGMSYSGRSSAFSNSAIVVTCHTDDYKSTDPLAGVEFQKEIERKAFNAGGRRWEAPAQNLMDFLSGRISEKLNKNSFKMGVAPVNMNDIFPSFVCESLSTAFNIWKEDYPLFVSNHAILLGVETRTSCPLKITRSKKYESVNIKNLYPIGEGSGYTGGITSSAADAIKAVENSLL